One genomic segment of Bacteroidales bacterium includes these proteins:
- a CDS encoding cytochrome c biogenesis protein CcdA translates to MKIRTILTGVAVLMATSVFAQVEDPVKWTFTIQNVNGQEAELVFSADIDHPWHLYSAHLPPGGPIPTKPWYDESDSYSLVDDIMEVSKPKVKFDEGFQMEVGTIEKKAEFRQKVKFEGTGTRTVSGEIEYQVCDDEVCLPPMSVPFTFEVNIGGEAVEAAAEAPGELAASESGEDGPAETPGAGTPGEDGPEISFGAAAGEEDGTAVAGVPALEDERSLWRFFWLAFGLGLLALLTPCVFPMIPMTVSFFMQGSASKARGIFRGLVFGLSITAIYTLLGVIVSISNVGPNAANALSTHWIPNLIFFALFIVFAFSFFGMFELVLPSSWSNKADSQVDKGGLGGVFFLAVTTVLVSFSCTGPIVGALLVEAAGGLALKPILGMFGFGLAFAIPFTLFAIFPSWLKGLPRSGGWLNAVKVVLGFIVLAFSMKFLMALDPTNKILTRELYLAVWIVLFFLLGLYLLGKIKFAHDSDLPHVSVPRLLLSVASFTFVVYLFLGLFGYELKTISPLLPAKSPNGIDLTQRAVYSGTPLAAADQQEECTPVRHAGLFHMPFGLTGFYSLEEGLACARVSGKRVLIDFKGHFCSNCKRMEAAVWSDPEVLSTLRNDFVIVALYTDDRTRLPESEWYTSEVDGKVKKTIGQQNIDFEIANFRTNTIPLYVIMDADGEVLGEPKGTDLDVASYLSWLKGTG, encoded by the coding sequence ATGAAGATCAGAACGATACTAACGGGCGTGGCTGTCCTGATGGCCACTTCCGTTTTTGCACAGGTGGAGGATCCGGTAAAATGGACCTTTACCATTCAGAATGTAAACGGGCAGGAGGCCGAACTGGTCTTTTCTGCCGATATCGATCATCCCTGGCACCTCTATTCTGCCCATCTTCCCCCCGGAGGGCCCATCCCCACCAAACCCTGGTACGATGAATCGGACTCCTACAGCCTGGTGGACGATATTATGGAGGTAAGCAAGCCCAAAGTCAAATTTGACGAGGGCTTTCAGATGGAGGTGGGTACCATTGAGAAAAAAGCCGAATTCAGGCAGAAAGTAAAATTTGAAGGTACTGGCACCCGGACCGTAAGCGGCGAGATCGAATACCAGGTGTGCGACGACGAGGTATGTCTGCCTCCGATGTCTGTGCCCTTTACCTTTGAGGTGAACATCGGTGGTGAAGCCGTGGAAGCAGCTGCTGAGGCCCCCGGAGAGCTCGCTGCATCAGAGAGCGGTGAGGACGGCCCGGCGGAAACCCCGGGAGCCGGGACTCCCGGAGAGGACGGCCCGGAGATAAGCTTTGGAGCTGCGGCCGGTGAAGAGGATGGTACTGCCGTGGCAGGGGTTCCCGCCCTGGAAGATGAGCGCTCGCTCTGGCGCTTCTTCTGGCTGGCCTTCGGACTGGGGCTGCTGGCTCTGCTGACCCCCTGTGTCTTCCCCATGATCCCCATGACTGTCAGTTTCTTTATGCAGGGCAGTGCAAGCAAGGCCCGCGGGATTTTCCGGGGACTGGTTTTCGGACTCTCCATTACGGCCATCTACACCCTGCTGGGAGTCATCGTCAGCATTTCCAACGTGGGCCCCAATGCAGCCAATGCGCTGAGCACCCACTGGATTCCCAACCTGATCTTCTTTGCCCTTTTTATTGTATTTGCCTTCTCTTTCTTTGGCATGTTCGAGCTGGTGCTGCCTTCCAGCTGGTCCAACAAGGCCGACAGCCAGGTGGATAAAGGCGGACTGGGGGGAGTCTTCTTCCTGGCCGTGACCACCGTTCTGGTCTCCTTCTCCTGCACCGGTCCCATCGTGGGTGCGCTGCTGGTCGAAGCGGCCGGGGGACTGGCCCTGAAGCCCATCCTGGGAATGTTTGGCTTTGGACTGGCCTTTGCCATTCCCTTCACTCTTTTTGCCATCTTCCCTTCCTGGCTGAAGGGACTGCCCAGGTCGGGTGGCTGGCTCAACGCCGTCAAGGTGGTGCTTGGCTTTATAGTACTGGCTTTCAGTATGAAGTTCCTGATGGCCCTGGATCCCACCAATAAGATACTGACCCGCGAGCTATACCTGGCCGTCTGGATCGTACTCTTCTTTCTGCTGGGTTTGTACCTGCTGGGAAAGATCAAATTTGCCCACGACAGCGACCTGCCGCATGTTTCCGTGCCCCGCCTCCTGCTGAGCGTGGCTTCCTTCACCTTTGTGGTTTACCTCTTCCTGGGACTTTTTGGTTACGAGCTGAAAACCATTTCGCCCCTTCTGCCGGCCAAGTCGCCCAATGGGATCGATCTGACACAGCGGGCGGTCTACAGCGGGACTCCCCTGGCAGCAGCCGATCAGCAGGAAGAGTGCACCCCGGTCAGGCATGCCGGTCTGTTTCATATGCCTTTCGGCCTGACAGGCTTTTACAGCCTGGAAGAAGGACTGGCCTGTGCCAGGGTAAGCGGAAAGCGGGTCCTGATCGATTTCAAGGGTCATTTTTGCTCCAACTGCAAGAGGATGGAAGCGGCTGTATGGTCCGACCCGGAAGTGCTCAGCACCCTGCGGAACGACTTTGTGATCGTGGCTCTCTATACCGACGACCGCACCCGGCTCCCCGAATCGGAGTGGTACACCTCGGAGGTGGACGGGAAGGTTAAAAAAACCATCGGACAGCAGAATATCGACTTTGAAATAGCCAACTTCCGCACCAATACCATCCCGCTCTATGTGATTATGGATGCCGATGGCGAGGTATTGGGCGAGCCCAAAGGCACCGACCTGGATGTGGCGAGCTATCTGAGCTGGCTGAAGGGCACAGGCTGA
- a CDS encoding flavin reductase, producing MQDFSAIKPTEITDNVFKLLDKDWMLITAGTPEDYNTMTASWGHMGIMWNLPVAIGWIRPQRYTFEFAEKYSYFTLSFFTEEYRKALQFCGSRSGRDHDKAAETGLTPVATESGNVFFREARLVMECRKLYVDDLKAENFLVPEIARKHYAAGDFHRFYMGEITGVLRR from the coding sequence ATGCAAGATTTTTCAGCCATCAAACCCACAGAGATCACCGACAACGTATTCAAACTGCTGGATAAGGACTGGATGCTGATTACCGCCGGCACCCCGGAGGACTACAACACCATGACCGCCAGCTGGGGCCATATGGGCATCATGTGGAACCTGCCGGTGGCCATCGGGTGGATACGCCCCCAACGCTACACCTTCGAATTTGCCGAGAAATACAGCTACTTCACCCTGAGCTTTTTTACCGAGGAATACCGTAAGGCCCTGCAGTTCTGCGGTTCCCGCTCGGGCCGCGACCATGATAAGGCCGCCGAGACCGGACTGACTCCCGTGGCTACGGAAAGCGGGAATGTCTTCTTCCGGGAGGCCCGGCTGGTGATGGAGTGCCGCAAACTCTACGTGGATGACCTGAAAGCCGAAAACTTCCTGGTTCCGGAGATTGCCCGAAAACACTACGCTGCCGGGGATTTTCACCGCTTCTACATGGGGGAGATCACCGGGGTCCTCCGGCGATGA
- a CDS encoding Rne/Rng family ribonuclease, translating to MSSELVINSTNERVSIALLEDGKLVELNESSLKQRFSVGDIYLARVKKIMPGLNAAFIDVGYEKDAFLHYLDLGPQFSSLNKYLGQVLDKKGRPIPISKFKRLPDINKHGKINEILKQGQYILVQIAKEPISTKGPRLTSEISIAGRNIVLMPFSDKISISSKISSQEEKDRLKNLLQAIRPQNFGIIVRTVAEGKKVAELDNELRNLVKKWEQSFDHLTTKGIPRLVISELSRESAVVRDHLNRNFDGIHISNEKVYGEIKDYIREVAPEKEKIVKLYTDKEPIFDKLGVLKQIKAAFGKTVSFKQGAYLIIEHTEALHVIDVNSGNRSRSSSDQETNAVEVNLSAADEVARQLRLRDMGGIIVVDFIDMHRQENKQKLFDRMKEAMSADKTKHNILPLSKFGLMQITRQRVRPEMHIETAENCPTCAGSGKAQPPILFPELVKNELSLLITENQSKKLDVALHPFVATYLTKGFNSEERKWRKELKCKIKINALESLHFLEYRIYNEQGEELRRKRH from the coding sequence GTGAGCAGTGAATTGGTAATCAACTCTACGAATGAGAGGGTTTCGATTGCTCTACTTGAAGATGGTAAGCTCGTTGAATTAAATGAATCATCGCTTAAGCAGCGCTTTTCGGTAGGAGACATCTACCTGGCCAGGGTAAAGAAGATCATGCCCGGGTTAAATGCTGCATTTATTGATGTGGGTTACGAGAAGGATGCTTTTCTTCACTACCTTGATCTGGGCCCACAATTCAGTTCCCTGAACAAATACCTGGGACAGGTCCTTGACAAGAAGGGACGGCCTATCCCCATCAGTAAATTCAAGCGTCTTCCTGATATTAACAAACACGGGAAGATCAACGAGATTCTCAAGCAGGGGCAATATATCCTTGTACAAATCGCCAAAGAACCCATTTCAACAAAGGGTCCGAGGCTGACTTCCGAAATTTCCATTGCGGGAAGGAACATCGTTTTGATGCCCTTCTCCGATAAAATTTCAATCTCTTCCAAAATCTCCTCCCAGGAGGAGAAAGACCGGCTTAAAAATCTCCTGCAGGCCATCCGGCCGCAGAACTTCGGTATCATCGTGCGTACCGTGGCTGAGGGAAAAAAAGTGGCCGAGCTGGATAATGAATTGCGTAACCTGGTGAAAAAGTGGGAACAGTCGTTCGACCACCTCACCACCAAAGGGATCCCACGCCTGGTTATCAGTGAACTGAGCCGTGAATCGGCGGTAGTCCGCGATCACCTGAACCGAAATTTCGACGGCATCCATATCAGTAACGAAAAGGTGTACGGCGAAATAAAAGACTATATCCGGGAGGTGGCTCCCGAAAAAGAGAAGATCGTCAAGTTATATACGGACAAGGAACCGATCTTCGACAAGCTTGGGGTGCTGAAGCAGATCAAAGCGGCATTTGGAAAAACAGTCTCATTTAAGCAGGGGGCCTACCTGATCATTGAGCATACCGAGGCTCTTCATGTCATTGATGTGAACAGCGGGAACCGTTCCCGTTCATCCAGCGACCAGGAAACCAACGCCGTGGAGGTAAACCTCTCAGCGGCAGATGAAGTAGCCCGCCAGCTCAGGCTGAGGGATATGGGTGGCATTATTGTGGTCGATTTTATCGATATGCACCGGCAGGAGAACAAGCAGAAACTTTTCGACAGGATGAAGGAGGCCATGTCGGCCGATAAGACCAAACACAACATCCTTCCCCTGAGTAAATTCGGCCTGATGCAGATCACCCGTCAGCGTGTGCGCCCGGAGATGCATATCGAAACCGCCGAAAACTGTCCGACCTGCGCGGGAAGCGGAAAAGCTCAACCGCCCATTCTCTTTCCGGAACTGGTCAAGAACGAGCTTTCCCTGCTGATCACCGAGAACCAGAGTAAGAAACTGGATGTGGCCCTGCATCCCTTTGTGGCCACCTACCTGACCAAAGGCTTTAACTCGGAGGAGCGCAAGTGGCGTAAGGAGCTGAAATGCAAGATCAAGATCAACGCGTTGGAATCGCTCCATTTTCTGGAGTACAGGATCTACAACGAACAGGGTGAAGAACTGCGCCGGAAACGGCACTAA
- a CDS encoding ATP-binding protein: protein MSFRQRLFLSFSAIFTVFTLLVLVFQYEREKNFKKLQLESTLDNITEIAHKYLENKAITRSGQYMLMDSILEILPARNIRLTMTDRGGTVLYDSEVPDYSSMENHLSRTEFQEALESGSGGNIRKSTTTGKSYYYYAKRYPEYYIRTATLYDVGIRDLLNVESLFIFYLALLFLATSIVLFYMTRRFSETINKLKDFTIRLRGGEEINESFQFPKDELGIISTQITSLYKDFNDARKKLVIEKNKLYSHLSVLNEGIAFFSPQKEKVLANNHFIQNLNLLSEKSALTAEKIFKIRELRPVIKFIDRHLEESSMLQEDELPHMDMDLQKGNRYFNVKCFFFQDKSFEIVILDTTKLEKRKLIKQQMTSNIAHELKTPVATVMGYLESIQHESITPEKKDYFVEKAHAQAQRLSELIDDLSTLNRIEEAGEYYELNPVSITQVVEEVREQLRMKLDQHHIQVHLDLPGKLEIEGNRSLLFSIFYNLFDNAIKYGGDHIQIFLSSYLEDKKNYYFSFANTGKGIDDIHLNRIFERFYRIDDGRSRKTGGTGLGLAIVKNAIQLHNGEISARNYRDGGLEFLFSLEK from the coding sequence ATGAGTTTCAGGCAGCGTTTATTTCTTTCTTTTTCAGCCATTTTTACAGTTTTTACCCTCCTTGTCCTGGTTTTCCAGTACGAGCGCGAGAAGAATTTCAAGAAACTGCAGCTGGAAAGCACCCTGGATAATATCACGGAGATTGCTCATAAATATTTGGAAAACAAAGCGATTACCCGCTCGGGCCAGTATATGCTCATGGACTCTATTCTGGAAATCCTTCCGGCCCGGAACATCCGCCTGACCATGACCGACCGGGGGGGTACCGTGTTGTACGACAGCGAGGTTCCGGATTACAGCTCCATGGAAAACCATTTGAGCCGGACTGAGTTTCAGGAGGCACTGGAATCCGGTTCGGGCGGAAATATCAGAAAATCGACCACCACCGGGAAAAGTTACTACTATTATGCGAAACGTTACCCGGAATACTATATCAGAACCGCAACCCTCTATGATGTGGGGATCAGGGACCTGCTGAATGTGGAGAGTCTGTTCATTTTCTACCTGGCCCTGCTCTTCCTGGCGACCTCCATTGTCCTGTTCTATATGACCCGGAGGTTTTCGGAGACCATTAATAAACTTAAGGATTTTACGATCCGCCTGCGCGGCGGCGAGGAGATCAATGAATCGTTCCAGTTTCCCAAAGATGAACTGGGGATCATTAGCACCCAGATCACATCCTTATACAAGGATTTTAATGATGCACGGAAGAAGCTGGTGATCGAGAAGAACAAATTGTACAGCCATCTGAGCGTCCTAAACGAAGGGATTGCGTTTTTCTCCCCGCAGAAGGAAAAAGTGCTGGCCAACAACCATTTTATACAGAACCTGAACCTGCTGTCGGAAAAGTCGGCCCTTACCGCCGAAAAAATATTCAAGATCCGGGAGTTAAGACCGGTGATAAAGTTTATCGACCGGCACCTGGAGGAATCCAGTATGCTCCAGGAGGACGAGCTTCCACATATGGACATGGATCTGCAAAAGGGCAACCGCTACTTCAATGTGAAGTGCTTCTTTTTCCAGGATAAAAGCTTTGAGATCGTCATCCTGGATACGACCAAACTGGAGAAGCGAAAGCTGATCAAGCAGCAGATGACCTCCAATATTGCCCATGAACTGAAAACGCCTGTGGCCACGGTGATGGGATATCTGGAGAGCATCCAGCATGAAAGCATCACACCTGAAAAGAAAGATTACTTCGTGGAGAAGGCTCATGCCCAGGCTCAGCGCCTCTCGGAACTGATCGATGATCTCTCCACCCTCAACCGGATTGAGGAAGCAGGCGAGTATTATGAGTTAAATCCCGTATCCATAACGCAGGTGGTGGAGGAGGTCCGGGAACAGCTGAGAATGAAACTGGACCAACACCATATCCAGGTACATCTGGATCTTCCCGGGAAACTGGAAATCGAAGGAAACAGATCCCTGCTGTTCTCCATCTTCTATAACCTCTTCGATAACGCGATCAAATACGGGGGCGATCACATCCAGATCTTTCTTTCCAGCTACCTGGAAGATAAAAAGAACTACTACTTCTCCTTTGCCAACACAGGTAAGGGTATCGATGACATCCACCTGAACCGCATCTTTGAAAGGTTTTACAGGATCGACGACGGACGTTCCAGGAAGACCGGCGGGACCGGCCTGGGCCTGGCCATCGTGAAGAACGCCATCCAGCTGCATAACGGCGAGATCTCCGCCAGGAATTACAGGGACGGGGGACTGGAGTTCCTCTTCTCCCTGGAAAAGTAG
- the lnt gene encoding apolipoprotein N-acyltransferase, translated as MKRSRLLLLALLSALLLSFPFFRWGTGFYLMVGFVPLLFVEEEIAKRKAKHARKDRKGSVTGYAMLAFGLFVILTTWWVYWATWTGIVASVIVNGGYMTLTFLLFHRVRRKLGDRLGYAAFVVFWLAFEFLYLRAQVNFPWLVLGNGFANDVVLIQWYEWTGALGGSLWVLLMNVFFFKLVKGWLAKRTLGTRGSSGVKASIAANRTRIGWVLGLLVIPMLISLVRFLSYEEMEDPYEMVVLQPNIDPFEKFGAIPQEQQTEFLLQIADSLVTAETEYIIGPETFINSPGLWLSLIDQHPEVRKLQAFLKDYPKAKLVIGASTYKLYKEPSEFTSTSRPYRQGPDRWDYFNSAFQLDASGEIPVYHKSMLVTGVEKMPHKELLSFLENLVVELGGTMRGNGTQEFRETFASPRDGTRVAPVICWESVFGEYVTDYVSEAGAHFLFIITNDGWWKNTPGHRQHNSYARLRAIETRRSVARSANTGISSLIDQRGVELARIGWWERSGLRGTLNKNDRLTFYVKHGDYLGRIAVLLTVILLLYSFVFRYIKK; from the coding sequence ATGAAACGTTCCCGTTTGCTCCTGCTGGCCCTGCTGTCGGCCCTCCTGCTCTCCTTTCCCTTCTTTCGCTGGGGGACCGGTTTTTATCTGATGGTGGGCTTTGTGCCGCTGCTCTTTGTGGAGGAGGAGATCGCAAAACGGAAGGCAAAGCACGCCCGGAAAGACCGCAAAGGCTCGGTCACGGGATATGCCATGCTCGCCTTTGGGCTGTTTGTGATCCTGACCACCTGGTGGGTCTACTGGGCCACCTGGACCGGTATCGTGGCCTCGGTGATCGTCAATGGCGGTTACATGACGCTGACCTTCCTGCTGTTTCACCGGGTGCGCAGAAAGCTGGGCGACCGGCTGGGCTATGCCGCCTTTGTGGTCTTCTGGCTGGCCTTCGAATTTCTGTATTTGAGGGCCCAGGTCAACTTTCCCTGGCTGGTGCTGGGGAACGGATTTGCCAATGACGTAGTTCTGATCCAGTGGTACGAGTGGACCGGGGCCCTGGGAGGATCGCTCTGGGTGCTGTTGATGAATGTTTTTTTCTTTAAACTGGTGAAGGGCTGGCTGGCCAAACGCACTTTGGGTACCAGAGGCTCTTCGGGAGTCAAAGCCTCGATAGCGGCCAACCGAACCCGGATCGGCTGGGTACTGGGACTGCTGGTCATCCCCATGCTTATCTCCCTGGTTCGTTTCCTGAGTTACGAGGAGATGGAGGACCCCTACGAGATGGTGGTGCTGCAACCCAATATTGATCCCTTTGAGAAGTTCGGGGCCATTCCGCAGGAGCAGCAAACCGAATTCCTGCTGCAAATTGCCGATTCGCTGGTGACCGCGGAGACCGAATATATCATTGGCCCGGAGACCTTTATTAACAGTCCGGGCCTGTGGTTATCACTGATCGACCAGCATCCCGAGGTCCGGAAGCTGCAGGCTTTCCTGAAAGATTATCCGAAAGCCAAGCTGGTGATCGGGGCCAGCACCTACAAGCTTTACAAGGAGCCCTCGGAATTCACCTCCACCAGCCGGCCCTACCGCCAGGGGCCCGACCGCTGGGACTATTTTAACTCGGCCTTCCAGCTGGATGCCAGCGGGGAGATTCCCGTGTATCACAAGTCCATGCTGGTCACCGGGGTCGAAAAAATGCCTCACAAGGAGCTGCTAAGTTTCCTGGAGAATCTGGTGGTGGAGCTGGGAGGGACCATGCGGGGCAATGGCACCCAGGAGTTCCGGGAGACCTTTGCCTCCCCCCGGGACGGTACCCGGGTGGCCCCGGTCATTTGCTGGGAGTCGGTATTTGGCGAATATGTGACCGACTACGTGAGTGAGGCGGGCGCCCATTTCCTCTTTATTATTACCAACGACGGCTGGTGGAAAAACACTCCGGGCCACCGCCAGCACAACAGCTATGCCCGCCTGAGGGCCATCGAAACCCGCCGCAGCGTAGCCCGCAGTGCCAATACCGGCATCAGCTCGCTGATCGACCAGCGGGGCGTGGAACTGGCCCGCATCGGATGGTGGGAGCGCTCGGGCCTTCGCGGCACCCTCAACAAAAACGACCGGCTGACCTTCTATGTAAAGCACGGCGACTACCTGGGACGCATTGCGGTCCTGCTGACCGTGATCCTGCTGCTCTACAGCTTTGTGTTCCGGTATATTAAAAAATGA
- a CDS encoding response regulator transcription factor: METGDYKLLIVDDEEDLCEILQFNLEGEGFQVEVAYSAREALKKDMESFHLILLDVMMGEMSGFKLAKLLRKERGLSVPIIFITAKAAEDELLTGFSLGADDYITKPFSIKELIVRVKAVLKRTSREKPGGKSSVTVDDLVLNLKKRKLKIKKEEIELTRKEFEILTMLVKAEGHIHSREEILERVWDEDVVVSKRTVDVHITHLRKKMGSYGKYIKNKQGYGYAFEKD, from the coding sequence ATGGAAACGGGCGACTATAAATTACTGATCGTGGACGATGAGGAGGATCTTTGCGAAATTCTCCAGTTCAACCTGGAAGGAGAGGGTTTCCAGGTGGAAGTGGCCTATTCGGCCAGGGAGGCTCTGAAGAAAGATATGGAATCCTTCCATCTTATTCTGCTGGATGTGATGATGGGGGAGATGTCGGGCTTCAAGCTGGCCAAGTTGCTCCGGAAGGAGCGCGGGCTGTCCGTTCCCATCATATTTATTACCGCCAAAGCCGCCGAGGATGAGTTACTGACCGGTTTCAGCCTGGGAGCCGACGACTATATTACAAAACCCTTTTCCATCAAGGAGCTGATTGTCCGGGTAAAAGCCGTCCTGAAGAGGACTTCCCGGGAAAAGCCCGGGGGAAAGTCGTCCGTCACGGTAGATGACCTGGTTCTGAATCTGAAGAAGCGAAAACTAAAGATCAAAAAAGAGGAGATTGAGCTCACCCGGAAGGAGTTTGAAATACTCACCATGCTGGTGAAAGCCGAAGGCCATATTCATTCCAGGGAGGAGATCCTGGAGCGTGTATGGGACGAAGACGTGGTGGTCAGCAAGCGGACCGTGGATGTACATATCACCCACCTGCGGAAAAAAATGGGAAGCTACGGGAAATACATCAAGAACAAACAGGGCTATGGCTATGCCTTTGAAAAAGATTAG
- a CDS encoding integration host factor subunit beta — protein MTKADIVNEISKNTGIEKVTVQKTVEAFMETVKDSLSKDKNVYLRGFGSFIVKKRAKKTARNISKNTTIIIPEHSIPAFKPAKTFVSKVKTNVK, from the coding sequence ATGACTAAAGCAGATATCGTAAACGAGATTTCCAAGAACACGGGAATAGAAAAGGTAACTGTCCAGAAAACTGTAGAAGCTTTCATGGAGACAGTGAAAGACTCACTAAGTAAAGACAAAAATGTATACCTAAGAGGATTTGGAAGTTTCATCGTGAAGAAAAGGGCCAAGAAAACTGCCCGTAATATTTCCAAGAACACGACCATTATTATTCCTGAACACTCCATTCCTGCTTTCAAGCCAGCCAAAACTTTCGTTAGCAAGGTAAAAACCAATGTAAAGTAA